TGTTAGGAATCCTGCTTTTTTTAATTCTGGTCTATACGACGGAACAGCTATTTGAAGCGCACGCGCGATACCGAGCCTTAATGCTCCGGCTTGACCGGTTAATCCGCCTCCGTACACATTAGCGGTAATATCATATGATTTGTCAGCTTCAACTGTAACAAGCGGTTGAGAAACAATCGTAGCTAACACATCTCGGCAAAGGTATTCTTTATAAGGTCGACCATTTACAACAATCTTGCCTTTACCGGGCTTGAGATAAATTCGAGCCACAGATCGTTTCCGTCTGCCAACTGCTACGTGGGAATTCTCAGACATTAAATCTCCAATGTTTTCGGATTTTGGGCAATGTGCGGATGTTCATCACCTGCGTATACTTTTAAATGAGACATCAGTTTTCTCCCGAGTCGATTTTTAGGGAGCATACCTTTAATAGCGCCCGTAATAATCCGATCCGGATGGGTCTTCATCATGTGCTGAAAATCAGTAAATGTAGTTCCACCAGGATAACCCGAATGTTTAAAATATTCCTTTTTGGTTTCTTTATTACCTGAAACCTTGATTTTTTCGGCATTGATGACTACCACAAAATCACCCATGTCCAAATGCGGACTGAAAGTAGGTTTATGTTTGCCTCTAAGAATTTGAGCAACTTCGCTCGAAAATCTGCCAAGCATTTTTCCGGCAGCATCGGCGATGTACCAATCCCGTGTAATCTCGTGCGCTTTTAATGTTTTTGTTTTCATAATTTTACGTTCGAATAAAGCCTATGAAATTAGACCAAAATATATCAGGGTCAAATAATATTACGAGAAATAGTTTTAGGGATAAATTACAGTTCTGAAACCTGATTCAGAACCAAAGTTGCACTCACTTTTCCCGTAAATGTTTCTCCCGTAAAGGGAGAGTTTGACGACCGGGAATAAATTGAATCCTCGGTAAACTTCCATTTTTCTGCCGGATCAATAATAACCAATTCTGCATCTACCCCATCCTTCAACAAATCAGTCTCAAAGCCAAATATTTTTCTGGGGTTTACCGTTAGAAGTTTGATGAGGTTTAACAGAGAGTATTTTTTTTCTTCCTTTAAAATAGTATTCACAGCTGCAAAACATGATTCAAGCCCAATCATTCCAAATGGTGCATGGGCAAACGTAGCTTCCTTTTCTTCAATCGTATGCGGAGCATGGTCTGTCGCAATACAGTCGATTGCACCGGAAATTACTGCTTTAACAAGTGCCTTACGGTCTGTTTCGCTTCGTAATGGAGGAGCAACTTTAAAATTTGTGTCATAGGATTTTAATGCTTCGTCATTAAAGTAAAGATGGTGAGGTGTTACTTCTGCTGTTACAGAAGCGCCCTTCTTTTTTGCTGCTGCAACGTGTAATGCACTTTCCTTTGTGCTAACATGAGGAATATGGACTGAAGTATTGGCCAATTGAGCTAATTCAAGATCTCGGAAAACCATTATAGATTCCGAAAGAGATGTGTTTCCATCTAGCCCAAGTTTCAAGGAAGTCTCCCCTTCATTCATCACACCGTCATCTCTCAAATCAACATCTTCAGCGTGATTAATAATAGGCATATGTAGCATAGAGGCATATTCCAATGCTCTGCGCATCACTACGGCATTTGTTATCGGCAGGCCGTCATCGCTAAAAGCGATGGCACCTTCACGCGCCATTGCTGACATTTCAGTTATTTCTGTTCCATTTTGCCCTTTGGTAACAGCGCCAATCGGGTGAATGAAAATTGGACATTCTTCGGCCTTTTCAACAATGAATCGAATGGACTCAGGCGAATCCAGCGGCGGATTGGTATTTGGCATCACACATACACGGGTAAACCCGCCGGCAAGAGCAGCTTGAGATCCGGTCGCCAACGTCTCCTTATCTTCTCTTCCTGGTTCACGAAAATGCACATGTACATCGCAAAATCCGTGCGTTATAATTTTTCCGGCACAATCTAAAATTTCTGCAGATTTTGACGAGATTGATTTATCGACAGATTCAATTTTCCCATTTTTAATCAGGATATCTTTTTTCGCCGACGTTTCTTTGAGCGGATCTAATACAGTTCCACCTTTTAGTAAAAGTAATTTTGGTATTTTTCGTGTCTTCATTCTTCCGATTTCCCACCTAAGAGTAAATATAATATTGCCATTCTCGAGGCGACACCGTTTAGCACTTGGTCAAGAATAATGGCTTGCTTGCTATCAGCGACCGTACTGTCAATTTCAATACCGCGATTCATGGGTCCTGGATGCATAATAATTAATTCCTTGTTATGACGTTCGAGCCTTTCTGTGTTTACACCGAAAACCTCTCGATATTCCCTGACCGATGGAAACAGTCCGACTCCCATTCGTTCCATTTGAATGCGAAGAATATTCAACGCATCTGCCCATTCAATCGCTTCATCTAAATTATGGCTCACGTTTACACCTAGCGATTTAATGTGAGGTGGAATGAGTGTAGGCGGTCCACACACGGTTACGTTTGCGCCAAGTGTAATGAGTCCGTAGATATTACTAAGCGCAACCCGGCTGTGAGAAATATCGCCCACAAGCGCCACATTCAATCCTTTTATTTTACCAAACACTTCTTTTAGGCTCATCATATCCAAAATTGCTTGAGTCGGATGCTCATGTTTCCCGTCCCCAGCATTAATAATAATGGCATCCACATGCTTCGTTAAATGAAGTGGTGCACCAGGATCCGGATGACGCATTACCACAGCATCAATTTTCATAGCTTCGATATTTTGGGTCGTATCTTTAAAACTTTCTCCTTTTTTTAAACTGGATGTGGAGGCTGAAAAATTCACGGTATCTGCACTTAACCTCTTTTGGGCAAGCTCGAAACTTATTCGAGTGCGCGTGGAATTTTCAAAAAATAGGTTTACAATTGTCTTTCCCTGAAGTGAGGGGACTTTTTTAATCGGGCGATCCAAAATCTCTCTAAATGAAAATGCTGTATTAATAATTGTTTCAATATCCTTCTCGGGATATCCTTCGAGTCCGAGTAAATGTTTTTGCTCAAGCATCCGGATCTTCCTTAAAGGACAGTAAATAAATGCCGTCTTTTTCATCCACTTCCTTTAACAAAACGCTTACATGTTCACCTTCGTTTGTGGGAATGTTTTTACCAACGAAATCGCCCCGAATCGGGATTTCTCTATGCCCACGATCCACAAGGACACAGAGCTGAATCTTCGCTGGCCGCCCATAAGCAAAAAGCTCATCCATGGCAGCACGGATGGTTCTTCCTGTAAATAAAACATCATCCACGAGGACTACAGTTTTACCATCTAATGTTACAGGGATGTTAGACCCTTTTACTTGGGGAACAACCAGCCGTTCGCGAAAGTCATCGCGGTGGAAAGCAATGTTGACTTCTCCCAAAGGAATATCTAGAGAAACATTTGTTTGAATAATAGCATGCACGCGCTTTGAAAGTGGTTCGCCTCGCGTTTGGATGCCAATTAATACAAGATCATCCTTATTAGAATTACTTTCCAATATTTCATGACTAAGGCGGGTGATCATTTTTTGGATGTCCGTCTCATCAAACAACAGTTTTTCTTTT
The sequence above is drawn from the Candidatus Neomarinimicrobiota bacterium genome and encodes:
- a CDS encoding aspartate carbamoyltransferase catalytic subunit, encoding MLEQKHLLGLEGYPEKDIETIINTAFSFREILDRPIKKVPSLQGKTIVNLFFENSTRTRISFELAQKRLSADTVNFSASTSSLKKGESFKDTTQNIEAMKIDAVVMRHPDPGAPLHLTKHVDAIIINAGDGKHEHPTQAILDMMSLKEVFGKIKGLNVALVGDISHSRVALSNIYGLITLGANVTVCGPPTLIPPHIKSLGVNVSHNLDEAIEWADALNILRIQMERMGVGLFPSVREYREVFGVNTERLERHNKELIIMHPGPMNRGIEIDSTVADSKQAIILDQVLNGVASRMAILYLLLGGKSEE
- the rpsI gene encoding 30S ribosomal protein S9; translation: MSENSHVAVGRRKRSVARIYLKPGKGKIVVNGRPYKEYLCRDVLATIVSQPLVTVEADKSYDITANVYGGGLTGQAGALRLGIARALQIAVPSYRPELKKAGFLTRDARVVERKKYGQPGARKQFQFSKR
- the rplM gene encoding 50S ribosomal protein L13; the encoded protein is MKTKTLKAHEITRDWYIADAAGKMLGRFSSEVAQILRGKHKPTFSPHLDMGDFVVVINAEKIKVSGNKETKKEYFKHSGYPGGTTFTDFQHMMKTHPDRIITGAIKGMLPKNRLGRKLMSHLKVYAGDEHPHIAQNPKTLEI
- the pyrR gene encoding bifunctional pyr operon transcriptional regulator/uracil phosphoribosyltransferase PyrR, which encodes MIKPKEKLLFDETDIQKMITRLSHEILESNSNKDDLVLIGIQTRGEPLSKRVHAIIQTNVSLDIPLGEVNIAFHRDDFRERLVVPQVKGSNIPVTLDGKTVVLVDDVLFTGRTIRAAMDELFAYGRPAKIQLCVLVDRGHREIPIRGDFVGKNIPTNEGEHVSVLLKEVDEKDGIYLLSFKEDPDA
- a CDS encoding dihydroorotase — its product is MKTRKIPKLLLLKGGTVLDPLKETSAKKDILIKNGKIESVDKSISSKSAEILDCAGKIITHGFCDVHVHFREPGREDKETLATGSQAALAGGFTRVCVMPNTNPPLDSPESIRFIVEKAEECPIFIHPIGAVTKGQNGTEITEMSAMAREGAIAFSDDGLPITNAVVMRRALEYASMLHMPIINHAEDVDLRDDGVMNEGETSLKLGLDGNTSLSESIMVFRDLELAQLANTSVHIPHVSTKESALHVAAAKKKGASVTAEVTPHHLYFNDEALKSYDTNFKVAPPLRSETDRKALVKAVISGAIDCIATDHAPHTIEEKEATFAHAPFGMIGLESCFAAVNTILKEEKKYSLLNLIKLLTVNPRKIFGFETDLLKDGVDAELVIIDPAEKWKFTEDSIYSRSSNSPFTGETFTGKVSATLVLNQVSEL